A genomic stretch from Erigeron canadensis isolate Cc75 chromosome 9, C_canadensis_v1, whole genome shotgun sequence includes:
- the LOC122580918 gene encoding uncharacterized protein LOC122580918 has translation MTKLGELKVTPPPNMPSTEWEKFIKFRTSDAFQSRSRANKGCRAKQKIIVRHGRNNMAQIGFNNRASPIVEYRRLRTKKGVFTEREAEEFYNKMTEMRKDPQHASLSDFDIVTEVLGDLRGRGRRRPVLEG, from the exons ATGACAAAGCTCGGGGAGCTGAAGGTCACTCCACCGCCTAACATGCCGTCGACTGAATGGGAAAA GTTCATAAAGTTTAGGACATCAGATGCATTTCAGTCACGCTCACGTGCCAACAAAGGTTGTCGTGCTAAGCAAAAGATCATTGTACGCCATGGTCGAAATAATATGGCTCAGATAGGATTCAACAAT CGGGCATCACCAATTGTCGAGTATCGTCGATTGCGAACCAAAAAAGGCGTGTTTACTGAGCGTGAGGCTGAGGAGTTTTAC AACAAAATGACTGAAATGAGAAAAGATCCACAACATGCGAGTTTGAGTGATTTTGACATTGTGACGGAAGTTCTTGGAGATCTTCGTGGACGAGGACGAAGGAGACCAGTACTCGAAGGATGA